Sequence from the Cytophagia bacterium CHB2 genome:
TACTTGTCGAGCGTCTCGAGGCTGAGCATGTCGTTGCGCTCCATGGTGTCGATCATTTCCTGCAACCGTTCCTGCATTTGCTGCACGCTTTCGCGCATCTGCTCGGTGGCGCCCGCGGTTTCGTTGAGTTTTTGCCGTTGCTCCCAATCGGGATTCGGGTCTTTCTTTAACTGCTGCGCCAATTCGTCGATCTTTTCTTTCGTTTGTTTGGCTTGTTGATACAACTGCTGCAAATCCTGCGAAGTCTCGTCCTGGGCGCTCGCGACTTCTTCATAAATTTCATAAAGCGAGGGAAAGCGAACCTGGTAGGTTTGGCTTTGCGCGGATTTCGGGCCGGAAATCACGTCATTGTCACGCACTTCAGCGTAGTAGCGCACAACATCATCCGGCTGCATGTCGAGTTGAGTAAAATCCCAAATCGTTTGCAGCGTGAGCCTGGGTTGATGGCGATCGTTGAACGGCAGCGGCCAACGCCCTTTTTGCAGCTCGCCGCCCAGGCTCGACAGATGCTCGTACACAATTTCCGCCGAAGAAAAACCGTAATCATCCTCGGCAAGCACGGAAAGCGGCACACTCATGCTTTCGTCGAGATCGACATCCTGGCCGGGAAACGTAATGGTTACTCTCGGTGATTGATCGGTTTCCAGTTCGATGCGATATTGAATCGGATCGAAATTGCGCAGGCCTTTAGCGTCCTCCAGTGAAATGGCGTAGGTTCCGGCTTTTTCGATTTTGAATTCGCCCGTGGCGGTTTCTTCATTCACTTGCAATGGCGCAGCCGCGTCCCAACTGAATTGCAGCGCCGCGGCGCGCAATTCTTTGTTGGCAGTGAGCCGCAGCGAGACTTTCGAACCGGGCAATGCAACGATATCGCCGAGATTTTCTGGGAGTACCTGCGGTTCACGCCGGGTGTAGTTTGGATAATTGACGGTGATTTGCAGCGAACGAATCAGCGGCGGCTCAACCACCGTGACATTGTACCAACGGCTGGTTTCCTTGCCGAGTTGCACGCGGTAGCGCAAACTCTCACGCACACGTTCAATGTTGTGCGTGAATTCCAAATTGCCGGAGCTTTTCATGGCAATTTGATTTGCAGCTTTCGCGCCCTCGGACTGCCACTCAAGTTGCGCCTGCTCAGTCGTCAGGCGATTGACCCGGGTGTTAATGAGCAAATCCTCGCCTTTGACGATTTCGACATCGCCAGGCTTGACGGAAAATTGTGTTGCGGTTTCGAGAATTTGGCGATGCGGATTGAGCACGACGGCCGCGCCTTCCGACATAAATTTCGGCGCAAAGCCCCAGGCAAGTAAGCAAGTCGCAAGCGCAGCAAGTCCGGTCAAGGCGCGTTTTCGCGGCGTCTTGCGATCGATAATCTCCCCGAAATCAAGGCCGCGGACTTGCTGATAAGCCTGCTCTAGTGCTGACGCCGCCAGCGCTTTGCGAACGTCGCTAACATTATTTTGTGTAGATTCACTATATACTTGCAAAGCGTTGGCAAAGCGATCATGCACCTCATCTCGCAAATTGCCGACACGCAATGCGAGATCGATGTTCTGCGCATCACGCGGCTGTGAAAGCGAACGCATAATCGGCTGCGCGACGAATCGCCAAACGGCATAGCCAAGGGCAGCAAGACACGCCAACGCCAGCGCCCAACGAAACGTTTCGCTGGCAGCGACGCCATGCGCCAGCACCGGTGCGGCAAGCGCGATTCCCGCAAGCGCGAGGAGAAACAAACCAACCCGGGCGAGCCATAGCTGCCGGTTTTCATTCCGTCGCAACTCGCGCAGGCGGCGCATGAGGTCGAGATAGGTTTCGTGGAGGGACATTGTGGG
This genomic interval carries:
- a CDS encoding DUF4175 domain-containing protein, whose translation is MSLHETYLDLMRRLRELRRNENRQLWLARVGLFLLALAGIALAAPVLAHGVAASETFRWALALACLAALGYAVWRFVAQPIMRSLSQPRDAQNIDLALRVGNLRDEVHDRFANALQVYSESTQNNVSDVRKALAASALEQAYQQVRGLDFGEIIDRKTPRKRALTGLAALATCLLAWGFAPKFMSEGAAVVLNPHRQILETATQFSVKPGDVEIVKGEDLLINTRVNRLTTEQAQLEWQSEGAKAANQIAMKSSGNLEFTHNIERVRESLRYRVQLGKETSRWYNVTVVEPPLIRSLQITVNYPNYTRREPQVLPENLGDIVALPGSKVSLRLTANKELRAAALQFSWDAAAPLQVNEETATGEFKIEKAGTYAISLEDAKGLRNFDPIQYRIELETDQSPRVTITFPGQDVDLDESMSVPLSVLAEDDYGFSSAEIVYEHLSSLGGELQKGRWPLPFNDRHQPRLTLQTIWDFTQLDMQPDDVVRYYAEVRDNDVISGPKSAQSQTYQVRFPSLYEIYEEVASAQDETSQDLQQLYQQAKQTKEKIDELAQQLKKDPNPDWEQRQKLNETAGATEQMRESVQQMQERLQEMIDTMERNDMLSLETLDKYLELQKLLQELNSPELQKALEEMRKSMENLDPEKLAEAMKNFQFSQEEFLKGIERTMNLLKQVQTEQKLDEALKKTADLLERQEEITEQAGKNPDANERNDLAQQEKGLQQDSESLEQSLQDLSNLMNELQQQSPAQKVDEAAQTMQANDLAGEMQQMSENLQQGQMSQAQERGRRNAQTLQRMQQSLAGAQKEMRESQQRYITQALQRSSNDLLQLSKRQEQLGSQSGQMQNNSGESGQFNNSADQQQELLSGLSRVAEQLYETSQKSFAITPEVARSVGQAMNQMQEALRQLEQRNGRQAGNAQRQAMQGLDQAVAGLRDAMQQMGGQQGMGMSMEQFMQRMLGLSGQQQGINQETQGLGEQGMSQMQRQAAMARMAAQQAAVQKSLEQLMQEFGNKGEILGRLDQTAKDMEDVVKDLQQQRVDRQTLERQQQILSRMLDAQRSMRERDHSKERQAERSKTYRSLDPGALPGDLGERKTKIQEDLMNALREKYSRDYRELIQKYFEALAREQEEGKN